In a genomic window of Fodinibius salicampi:
- a CDS encoding glycoside hydrolase family 76 protein, protein MKNNKAIKNYTTMKVSLLVGLMLVTISLFTAGCSENGPVAAEDEEGGEQVEGSIDLEMANAAAKGFNDAFLNTDAEGNTYYQVAINDETRDETWTFALDIQAMQDVYERTESNYHKDLVQKLGDGFLAQNPPPYDWDGWNDDIAWMGLALIRAHHITGDPKFLEKAQYCFDYVWKRGWDTENNDGGIWEQQPDYTPEGGEIIKEALSNNPTGRLGAMIYQSTGDQTYLNRAHKIYDWSRSHLYDSQTGEVYRGVYPDGSLSIAPAVYNQGAFVSFANVMHNITGNSTYLNDAVAAVNYTRNNMTNSNGIITNHKDHTWADALARGLGHLCRHNPKLWKIYGDWMVKNANAIWSNRRIDYDLTWNQWDRQTPQINSTKITRYISALAWLQYAPISSSNDGSGEDEGIVPGATYSIISKNSGKAMGVEGASSQQGANVQVQQWDLSNVAHQRWVIHSVGDSSYSIVNKNSGMRLDLEGDGTRNGANIIQGSENDGDNQRWYLEQDGEGYYSIVSVASGRVADVEGSSTANGANLLQWEDNGQDNQKWIFVQ, encoded by the coding sequence ATGAAAAATAATAAGGCCATTAAGAATTATACAACCATGAAAGTTTCACTGCTGGTAGGATTGATGCTGGTTACAATATCCTTATTTACTGCAGGATGCAGTGAAAATGGGCCGGTCGCGGCAGAGGACGAAGAGGGAGGAGAGCAGGTAGAAGGAAGTATTGATCTCGAAATGGCTAATGCAGCCGCCAAGGGCTTCAATGATGCCTTTTTAAATACGGACGCTGAAGGCAATACTTACTACCAAGTCGCCATCAACGACGAAACCCGCGACGAAACATGGACCTTCGCTTTAGATATCCAGGCTATGCAAGACGTCTACGAGCGCACCGAAAGTAATTACCACAAGGATCTGGTTCAGAAGTTGGGGGATGGGTTTCTGGCCCAAAATCCTCCTCCATACGATTGGGATGGGTGGAATGATGATATCGCCTGGATGGGACTTGCCCTCATCAGGGCGCACCACATAACCGGCGATCCGAAGTTTCTTGAGAAAGCCCAGTATTGTTTCGATTATGTGTGGAAACGTGGCTGGGATACTGAAAATAACGATGGCGGTATTTGGGAGCAGCAACCCGATTATACACCGGAAGGTGGAGAAATCATCAAAGAAGCCCTGTCTAATAATCCCACAGGCAGACTGGGCGCTATGATTTACCAAAGCACGGGAGACCAAACGTACCTGAATCGCGCACATAAGATATATGACTGGTCACGGTCGCACCTTTATGATTCACAGACTGGAGAGGTTTACAGAGGGGTCTATCCCGACGGTTCTTTGTCGATAGCTCCTGCCGTATACAATCAGGGAGCGTTTGTGAGCTTCGCCAACGTGATGCACAACATTACTGGTAATAGCACCTACTTGAATGATGCAGTTGCTGCTGTCAATTATACGAGAAACAACATGACAAACAGTAATGGTATTATAACAAACCATAAGGATCATACATGGGCTGATGCCTTGGCACGGGGGCTGGGCCATCTGTGTAGGCACAATCCGAAACTGTGGAAAATTTATGGAGACTGGATGGTGAAGAATGCCAACGCGATCTGGAGTAACCGTCGCATTGACTACGATCTTACCTGGAACCAGTGGGACCGGCAAACACCTCAGATAAACAGTACGAAAATAACAAGATACATTAGTGCCCTCGCTTGGCTGCAATATGCTCCTATCAGCAGTAGTAATGATGGTAGCGGCGAAGACGAAGGCATTGTACCAGGAGCGACATACAGCATCATTTCCAAAAACAGCGGAAAAGCAATGGGAGTAGAGGGCGCGTCTTCCCAGCAGGGAGCAAATGTCCAGGTCCAGCAGTGGGACCTTTCCAACGTTGCCCACCAGCGCTGGGTAATCCATTCGGTAGGCGATAGTTCATATAGCATCGTCAACAAAAATAGCGGCATGAGGTTGGACCTAGAAGGCGATGGAACCCGTAACGGCGCAAATATAATCCAGGGGAGTGAGAACGATGGAGACAACCAAAGGTGGTACCTGGAACAGGACGGAGAGGGCTACTACAGCATCGTTTCTGTAGCAAGCGGCCGGGTTGCAGACGTTGAGGGCAGTTCAACGGCAAATGGGGCAAACCTTTTGCAGTGGGAGGACAACGGCCAGGACAACCAGAAATGGATTTTTGTACAGTAA
- the vapC gene encoding type II toxin-antitoxin system VapC family toxin: protein MILVDTSVWIDYFNGIENKQTESLDQILSEQTVLVGDIILTEILQGFVNEKEFRLAKQALDPLDCIHLGGKSLAIKAASNFRFLRSKGVTIRKTVDMLIGSWCIEHEVELLHNDKDFDQIANQLPLQIYAN, encoded by the coding sequence GTGATTTTAGTAGATACGAGCGTATGGATTGACTATTTCAATGGCATAGAAAACAAGCAAACCGAAAGCCTTGACCAGATCCTTTCTGAGCAGACAGTGCTTGTTGGCGATATTATTCTCACCGAAATTCTGCAAGGTTTTGTTAACGAAAAGGAATTTAGATTAGCCAAACAGGCACTTGATCCGTTAGATTGTATTCATCTTGGAGGTAAATCACTGGCAATAAAAGCAGCATCTAATTTTCGTTTTCTTCGATCGAAAGGCGTCACAATTCGCAAAACCGTAGATATGCTCATCGGGAGCTGGTGCATCGAGCATGAAGTAGAGCTGCTTCATAATGATAAAGACTTCGACCAAATAGCAAATCAGCTACCTTTGCAAATTTACGCTAATTGA
- a CDS encoding glycosyl hydrolase 53 family protein has product MGFSTWSYGPDQSDVDDTYQFISQNADIYSEQIDEYIPWSAWINNSSLPSEFEDIVQSKVAKKLPNQKLLLSVSLLNTDRSDLLSDYDGTIPSYNSLNDQKIEEAYFKHLDYLISELEPDYLVVAMEVNELLIKSESKWNEYKILMDNIRGRLKSAYPTLPLSESMTLHNWFNPEVPDPSAFISEISSYINQNLDYAAISFYPFFKGLRTKSDFQQPFDFLHNQTTQSIAFVETTHLAEDLTVEAFDVNIPSNACEQKDYLEELLNNAYNKNYEFVIWWAHRDYDELWATFPDEVKDIGKLWRDTGLLDEDGNQRPAYKTWKSVLNR; this is encoded by the coding sequence ATGGGCTTTAGCACCTGGAGTTACGGACCGGATCAGTCAGACGTAGACGACACTTATCAGTTTATCTCCCAAAATGCCGACATATACTCAGAACAAATTGACGAATACATTCCTTGGTCTGCCTGGATTAATAATAGCAGCCTGCCATCAGAGTTTGAAGATATCGTTCAATCAAAGGTCGCAAAGAAGCTTCCAAATCAAAAACTCTTACTGTCTGTAAGCTTGCTTAATACGGACAGGAGTGACCTTCTCAGCGATTATGATGGAACCATTCCTTCTTACAATTCCTTGAATGACCAGAAAATAGAAGAGGCTTATTTCAAGCATCTTGACTACTTGATCTCAGAGTTAGAGCCTGATTATTTAGTGGTTGCTATGGAAGTAAATGAATTATTGATTAAATCTGAATCTAAGTGGAATGAATATAAAATACTGATGGATAACATCAGAGGCCGTTTAAAAAGTGCATATCCCACTCTTCCGCTTTCCGAATCGATGACGCTTCATAACTGGTTTAATCCCGAGGTACCGGACCCATCAGCATTTATTTCGGAAATAAGCAGCTATATCAATCAAAATCTGGACTATGCAGCCATTAGTTTTTATCCTTTTTTTAAAGGGTTGCGAACAAAAAGTGATTTTCAACAGCCGTTTGATTTTCTTCATAACCAAACAACACAGTCCATTGCTTTTGTAGAAACGACACACCTTGCTGAGGATCTAACGGTAGAAGCTTTTGATGTTAATATCCCAAGCAATGCATGTGAGCAAAAAGATTACCTGGAGGAGCTTTTGAACAATGCATACAACAAGAATTATGAATTTGTAATTTGGTGGGCGCATCGTGATTACGATGAACTTTGGGCAACCTTCCCAGATGAAGTAAAAGATATTGGTAAGTTGTGGCGTGATACCGGGTTGCTCGATGAAGACGGAAACCAAAGGCCGGCATATAAAACTTGGAAATCAGTGTTAAATAGATAA
- a CDS encoding type II toxin-antitoxin system VapB family antitoxin, whose translation MRTNVVIDDDLMDEALKVSQLKTKKDAVEEGLKLLVQRKKQESIKDLRGKLHWKGDLEDLRTDEK comes from the coding sequence ATGCGAACGAATGTAGTAATCGACGATGACTTGATGGATGAAGCCTTGAAGGTAAGTCAACTGAAAACGAAAAAAGATGCGGTGGAAGAAGGATTGAAGTTATTAGTTCAGCGAAAAAAGCAAGAAAGTATCAAGGATCTGCGGGGGAAATTACACTGGAAAGGTGATTTGGAAGACCTGAGAACTGACGAGAAGTGA